One Capsicum annuum cultivar UCD-10X-F1 unplaced genomic scaffold, UCD10Xv1.1 ctg2352, whole genome shotgun sequence DNA segment encodes these proteins:
- the LOC107857318 gene encoding cytoplasmic 60S subunit biogenesis factor REI1 homolog 1 produces the protein MRGLTCNSCNKVFYDENDQKIHYKSEWHRYNLKRKVAGVPGLTEELFVARQSAFAEENEKITATPLLYSCAHCGKEYTSYKAHAQHLKSKFHLARTSQEGDYCDEDSVIIKPVPRQTWCKNEDICGSEWDEVNQEVEMAYEANDSLMQCSTRNGAVDEGSDIDDCIGELDPRCCFMCDLKHDTIESCMVHMHKKHGFFIPDAEYLNDPKGFLTYLGRKVKRAHVCLYCNDSCRPFSSLEAVRKHMEAKSHCKVHYGDGGDDEEAELEEFYDYSSSYVDATGNQLVSSDDFNNNVELGSGGSELIITTRTNDGVSVKALGSREFLRYYRQKPKPTRTNDITIRGSLASRYQSRVQQPCIRGSTLLK, from the exons ATgaggggtctaacttgtaactcATGTAACAAGGTGTTTTAtgatgaaaatgatcaaaaaattcATTACAAATCTGAATGGCACCGTTACAATCTTAAACGCAAG GTTGCTGGAGTTCCTGGCTTGACAGAGGAACTCTTTGTAGCCAGACAGTCTGCATTTgcagaagaaaatgaaaaaataaccgCGACTCCGTTGCTATATAGCTGTGCTCATTGTGGTAAAGAATACACAAGTTATAAGGCTCATGCTCAACATCTTAAGTCTAAATTTCACTTAGCAAGGACTTCACAAGAGGGAGATTATTGCGATGAGGATAGCGTTATCATCAAGCCTGTTCCACGTCAAACTTGGTGCAAGAATGAAGATATTTGTGGTAGCGAGTGGGATGAGGTCAATCAAGAGGTAGAAATGGCGTATGAAGCCAATGATTCGTTGATGCAATGTAGTACTCGTAATGGTGCTGTGGATGAAGGTAGCGATATTGATGATTGCATTGGTGAGCTGGATCCGCGCTGTTGTTTCATGTGTGATTTGAAGCACGATACAATAGAAAGCTGCATGGTCCATATGCACAAGAAGCACGGATTCTTCATTCCTGATGCCGAGTATCTGAATGATCCTAAAGGCTTCCTCACTTATCTTGGTCGTAAG GTTAAAAGGGCTCATGTGTGTCTGTATTGCAACGATAGCTGTCGTCCTTTTAGTAGTTTGGAAGCAGTTCGAAAGCATATGGAAGCTAAAAGTCATTGCAAAGTGCATtatggtgatggtggtgatgatgagGAAGCGGAATTAGAAGAGTTTTACGACTACAGCAGCAG CTATGTGGATGCAACTGGAAATCAGCTTGTTTCGTCTGATGATTTTAACAACAATGTGGAACTTGGAAGTGGTGGATCTGAGCTCATTATAACAACAAGAACCAATGATGGAGTGTCTGTCAAAGCACTCGGATCAAGAGAGTTTTTGAGATATTATCGCCAGAAACCAAAGCCTACGCGCACTAATGATATAACTATACGCGGTTCCTTAGCCTCAAG GTATCAGAGCAGGGTCCAGCAACCATGCATTCGAGGGAGCACATTGTTAAAATGA